AGCGGTACGTGCCGGGGCCGGAGGTAGAGCCTCGCGCGCGGGCCGGGGGCGACGTAGCGCTCGAAGGCGCGCCGCACGTCGTCGAGCGTCACCCTCTCGATGCGCTCGATGCGGTCGAACGCCCGCCGCTCGTCGCCTTGCCACCAGCGCGCGCGGCCGAGGGAGGCGGCGAGTCCTTCGGGGGAATAGGCGCGGCCGTACTCGCCGAGCAGCAGCCGCTTCTTCGCGGCGGAGAGCTTCTCCTCCGTGAGGTAGGCGCGCAG
This DNA window, taken from Acidobacteriota bacterium, encodes the following:
- a CDS encoding insulinase family protein, which encodes LRAYLTEEKLSAAKKRLLLGEYGRAYSPEGLAASLGRARWWQGDERRAFDRIERIERVTLDDVRRAFERYVAPGPRARLYLRPRHVPLLVRLFGWLYPLFQR